Proteins encoded by one window of Sardina pilchardus chromosome 7, fSarPil1.1, whole genome shotgun sequence:
- the LOC134087879 gene encoding protein tas-like, producing MAQVPKVRLAGGLEVCRILNGMWQVSGAHGPVDPEKAAQAMEPYVNAGLTTFDMADIYGPAEEIFGRFYSQAKSRSSSPPPVQALTKWVPRPGPMDRKVVEKAIQRSLDRMQVDTLDCVQFHWWDYNDKRYLEALGHLADLRQEGIIRELSLTNFDTKRLEEITGKGICISSNQVQYSVLDRRPAVHMERFCLDHGIQLLTYGTLGGGLLTEKYLGRAEPKSRAELNTASLGKYKNVVDTWGGWGLFQELLAVLDTVGKARGGSVANVATRYILDRPAVGGVIVGCRLGVSGAAHIEDTLRSCTMELRPEDVSAIDGVLQRSRDLMRVIGDCGDEYRH from the exons ATGGCTCAGGTACCCAAAGTCCGACTGGCTGGTGGCCTTGAAGTATGCCGTATTTTGAATGGTATGTGGCAGGTTTCAGGAGCACATGGTCCAGTGGATCCAGAAAAAGCAG CTCAGGCAATGGAACCTTATGTTAATGCTGGACTTACAACCTTTGACATGGCTGACATTTATGGTCCCGCAGAGGAAATATTTGGAAGATTTTACAGTCAG GCCAAGTCCAGGTCCAGCAGCCCACCCCCAGTGCAGGCCTTGACCAAGTGGGTCCCAAGACCAGGACCGATGGACCGCAAG GTGGTAGAGAAGGCAATACAAAGGTCCTTGGATAGAATGCAGGTGGATACACTGGACTGTGTGCAGTTCCACTGGTGGGACTACAACGACAAGAGATACCTTGAGGCTCTTGGTCACTTAGCTGATCTGCGGCAGGAGGGCATCATAC GGGAGTTATCATTGACGAACTTTGACACTAAGCGACTGGAGGAGATTACAGGAAAAGGGATTTGCATTTCCAGCAATCAGGTCCAGTACTCTGTCCTTGACCGCAGGCCAGCTGTCCACATGGAGCGGTTCTGCCTTGACCACGGCATTCAACTGCTGACATACGGCACGCTAG GAGGGGGTCTGCTAACAGAGAAGTATCTCGGCCGCGCCGAGCCAAAGAGTCGGGCCGAGCTGAACACGGCGTCTCTGGGCAAATACAAAAACGTGGTGGACACGTGGGGCGGCTGGGGCCTCTTCCAGGAGCTGCTGGCCGTCTTGGACACGGTGGGCAAGGCGCGCGGCGGCTCCGTCGCCAACGTGGCCACGCGCTACATCCTGGACCGCCCGGCGGTGGGCGGGGTGATCGTGGGCTGCAGGCTGGGCGTCTCCGGCGCGGCGCACATCGAGGACACGCTGCGCAGCTGCACGATGGAGCTGCGGCCAGAGGACGTGAGCGCCATCGACGGCGTGCTGCAGCGCTCCCGAGACCTCATGCGCGTCATCGGAGACTGCGGAGACGAGTACCGCCACTAG